A genomic segment from Schistocerca piceifrons isolate TAMUIC-IGC-003096 chromosome 4, iqSchPice1.1, whole genome shotgun sequence encodes:
- the LOC124795861 gene encoding alpha/beta hydrolase domain-containing protein 17B, with product MNGLSLSELCCLFCCPPCPTRIAAKLAFLPPEPTYNFQADETGSKFSLNLTERAEWQYSEREKENIEGFFTRTSRGNRIACLFVRCSTTARFTILFSHGNAVDLGQMSSFYLGLGSRINCNIFSYDYSGYGVSTGKPSEKNLYADIDAAWHALRTRYGISPENIILYGQSIGTVPTVDLASRYEVGAVILHSPLMSGMRVAFPNTKRTWFFDAFPSIDKVPKVTSPVLVIHGTEDEVIDFSHGLAIYERCPRAVEPLWVDGAGHNDVELYSQYLERLKQFVSVELLN from the exons ATGAACGGCTTAAGTCTCAGTGAgctgtgttgtttgttttgttgtcCTCCTTGCCCAACGAGGATTGCTGCCAAACTGGCATTCTTGCCACCAGAACCTACCTACAACTTTCAAGCGGATGAAACGGGTTCGAAATTTAGTTTGAATTTGACAGAAAGAGCCGAGTGGCAATACTCCGAGAGAGAAAAGGAAAATATTGAAGGTTTTTTCACAAGAACTTCCCGAGGAAATCGAATAGCCTGTTTGTTTGTGAGGTGTAGTACAACAGCTCGGTTCACAATATTGTTTTCACACGGTAATGCCGTAGACTTAGGACAAATGAGCAGTTTCTATCTAGGGTTAGGTTCACGGATAAACTGTAATATATTTAGTTATGATTACTCAGGCTACGGGGTCAGTACTGGAAAGCCATCGGAAAAGAATCTGTATGCAGATATAGATGCAGCATGGCACGCTTTACGAACTAGGTATGGTATATCACCCGAAAATATTATATTATATGGCCAGAGTATTGGGACTGTGCCAACAGTGGACCTGGCATCGCGTTATGAAGTGGGAGCTGTCATTCTCCATTCGCCGCTTATGTCTGGAATGAGAGTCGCATTCCCCAATACCAAGAGGACGTGGTTTTTTGACGCCTTTCCTAG CATTGACAAGGTTCCAAAAGTCACATCCCCAGTACTAGTGATACACGGTACAGAAGATGAAGTCATAGACTTTTCACATGGCCTTGCTATTTACGAAAGATGTCCGCGAGCAGTTGAACCTTTATGGGTTGAT